One window from the genome of Carassius carassius chromosome 15, fCarCar2.1, whole genome shotgun sequence encodes:
- the LOC132157705 gene encoding probable serine carboxypeptidase CPVL encodes MLKKTLRLLFLWALLESVSSRGCSSFFCWKSHRVSGTRFVVDPGKPLMLTPYLEEGKIEEAKKLSLVGPLPGANVKSYSGYLTVNKTYNSNLFFWFFPAQERPETAPVLLWLQGGPGGTSMFGLFVEHGPYFVHKNLTLGYRDFPWTSRYSVLYIDNPVGTGWSFTEDDRGFAQNQDDVGRDLYSALTQFFQIFSEFQSNPFYATGESYAGKYVPAIGYYIHKNNPSAKVKINFKGVAIGDGLCDPELMLGGYADFLYQTGLVDELQRQHVQMQTDAGVKLIQEQRWVEAFQVFDSLLNGDLTPYPSFFQNVTGCTNYFNYMQCQEPPDQEYFSAFVTLEDVRRSIHVGNLTFHDGSDVEKHLLQDVMKSIKPWLGVLMDNYRVLIYSGQLDVIVAAPLTERFLPTVNWSKADEYKKAERFHWKVEPSDTEVAGYVRQVGEFFQVIIRGGGHILPYDQPERSFDMIDRFLSTDGFSSH; translated from the exons ATGCTGAAGAAAACGCTTAGGCTGCTGTTCCTCTGGGCTCTTCTGGAGTCGGTCAGCTCCCGCGGCTGTTCCTCGTTCTTCTGCTGGAAATCACACCGTGTGAGTGGGACACGTTTTGTAGTTGACCCGGGCAAACCTCTGATGCTCACCCCCTATCTGGAGGAAGGCAAGATAGAAGAAG CCAAAAAACTGAGTTTGGTGGGACCCCTTCCTGGAGCCAATGTCAAGAGTTACTCAGGATATCTCACTGTGAACAAGACTTACAACAGTAACCTTTTCTTCTGGTTCTTCCCTGCCCAG GAGAGACCAGAGACCGCTCCGGTGCTGCTGTGGCTTCAGGGAGGACCTGGAGGGACATCTATGTTTGGCTTGTTTGTGGAGCATGGCCCATATTTTGTACATAAGAACCTCACGT TGGGCTATAGGGATTTCCCCTGGACATCACGATACTCTGTTCTTTACATCGACAACCCG GTTGGGACAGGATGGAGTTTCACTGAGGATGACCGAGGATTTGCCCAAAACCAGGATGATGTGGGCAGAGACTTGTACAG CGCCCTGACTCAGTTCTTCCAGATATTCAGTGAGTTCCAGTCTAATCCGTTCTACGCTACCGGCGAG TCATATGCAGGAAAGTATGTTCCAGCAATTGGCTACTACATCCACAAGAACAATCCCTCTGCCAAAGTGAAGATCAACTTCAAAGGAGTGGCCATTGGAGATGGTCTGTGTGACCCTGAACTG ATGCTGGGAGGTTATGCAGATTTCCTCTATCAGACGGGTCTCGTGGATGAACTGCAGAGGCAGCATGTGCAGATGCAGACAGATGCAGGAGTCAAACTCATCCAGGAGCAGAGATGGGTGGAGGCCTTTCAG GTTTTTGACAGCTTACTGAATGGTGATCTTACTCCTTATCCCTCATTCTTCCAAAACGTCACTGGCTGCACCAACTACTTCAACTACATGCAGTGTCAG GAACCTCCAGACCAGGAGTACTTTTCAGCCTTTGTGACTCTGGAGGATGTTCGGCGTTCCATCCATGTTGGAAATCTTACATTCCATGACGGCTCAGATGTTGAGAAGCATCTGCTTCAGGATGTCATGAAGTCCATCAAACCCTGGCTGGGCGTCCTCATGGACAACTATAGA GTGTTGATCTACAGTGGACAGCTTGACGTCATCGTTGCAGCCCCTCTGACTGAGCGCTTCCTGCCCACAGTGAACTGGTCTAAAGCGGACGAGTATAAAAAAGCAGAGCGCTTCCACTGGAAGGTCGAGCCTAGTGATACTGAAGTGGCAGGTTACGTACGACAAGTGGGAGAGTTCTTTCAG GTAATCATCAGGGGAGGCGGGCACATTTTGCCTTATGATCAACCAGAGAGATCATTTGACATGATTGACAGATTCCTTTCTACAGATGGATTCTCATCACATTGA